From Arachis stenosperma cultivar V10309 chromosome 2, arast.V10309.gnm1.PFL2, whole genome shotgun sequence, one genomic window encodes:
- the LOC130960999 gene encoding uncharacterized protein LOC130960999, which yields MLITGNEIPSWFAPQKSSSFAEIPFPHPCPPTSFAEIPFPHPCPPTEWLGFAVCFLLVADRPLVYGDTEIACYKIMKQDKDDWRAESPVITRNVPLLEPKLPHLYILFLSIGEYPERMHTGYGFRLMRCPDCGPLKIVQAGCRLVCKEDLQDIYRNHSHTSSVGPNNE from the coding sequence ATGCTTATCACAGGCAATGAAATTCCATCATGGTTTGCACCTCAGAAGTCTTCTTCCTTTGCAGAAATACCATTTCCTCATCCTTGTCCGCCAACTTCCTTTGCAGAAATACCATTTCCTCATCCTTGTCCGCCAACTGAATGGCTGGGATTTGCTGTGTGTTTCTTGCTGGTAGCGGATCGGCCTCTGGTCTATGGCGATACAGAGATCGCTTGTTACAAAATAATGAAACAAGATAAAGATGATTGGAGGGCGGAGTCTCCCGTGATCACCAGGAATGTTCCTCTTCTGGAGCCAAAACTACCTCACCTTTACATTCTCTTTCTGTCCATTGGAGAATACCCTGAAAGAATGCATACAGGTTATGGGTTTCGTTTGATGCGTTGCCCTGATTGCGGTCCATTGAAAATAGTGCAGGCTGGGTGTCGTCTGGTGTGCAAGGAAGATCTTCAAGATATTTATCGAAATCATTCCCATACTTCCTCTGTAGGGCctaataatgaataa